A region from the Oceanidesulfovibrio marinus genome encodes:
- a CDS encoding ferredoxin has translation MAIVIDADACMACESCVELCPEVFAMNDDGDLAVVLDPNSTADCAEEAMEACPAEAISM, from the coding sequence ATGGCGATTGTTATCGACGCAGATGCGTGCATGGCGTGTGAATCGTGTGTGGAGCTTTGCCCGGAGGTGTTTGCAATGAACGACGACGGAGATCTGGCTGTGGTGCTTGATCCCAATTCCACGGCGGATTGCGCAGAGGAAGCCATGGAGGCGTGCCCGGCCGAGGCGATCAGCATGTAG
- a CDS encoding AAA family ATPase translates to MKIAFAGKGGVGKTTLAAWVSDYLARQGAHVWMLDADTALSLGQASGLLSASLPAPLVTREDLVRERIGQGLLAISAQVDDLPESLAVDAPVSGGNGSGSKKLLVMGTVAAAGSGCACAANALLKALLAHLFLERNDYVVVDLEAGVEHLGRGAIEGVDGLVVVSEPSFRGLETAASISRLAGELGLDNQVLVLNRVASAPASLAVEGLPDRVVTFPPMQGLVERQLESPSVLDLPEQEDIDARVGSLFAMLEEGRRK, encoded by the coding sequence ATGAAGATCGCGTTCGCCGGAAAGGGCGGCGTGGGCAAGACGACACTGGCGGCGTGGGTGTCGGACTATCTGGCGCGTCAGGGCGCGCACGTCTGGATGCTCGACGCTGACACGGCATTGTCCCTGGGACAGGCCTCGGGCCTGCTGTCGGCATCGCTGCCGGCGCCGCTGGTCACCCGCGAGGACCTGGTGCGGGAGCGCATCGGTCAGGGGCTTCTCGCCATCTCGGCGCAGGTGGACGACTTGCCGGAGAGCCTGGCCGTGGACGCGCCCGTGTCCGGCGGCAATGGCTCCGGCAGCAAGAAGCTGCTGGTGATGGGCACGGTGGCCGCGGCCGGAAGCGGCTGCGCCTGCGCGGCCAATGCACTGCTCAAGGCGCTGCTGGCGCACCTTTTTCTGGAGCGCAACGACTACGTGGTGGTGGATCTGGAGGCCGGGGTGGAGCACCTGGGCCGCGGCGCCATCGAGGGCGTGGACGGCCTGGTGGTGGTCAGCGAGCCCAGCTTCCGCGGTCTGGAAACGGCCGCCTCCATCAGCCGGCTGGCCGGCGAGCTGGGGCTCGACAACCAGGTGCTCGTCTTGAACCGCGTGGCTTCGGCCCCGGCGTCACTGGCTGTTGAGGGCTTGCCGGACCGCGTCGTGACCTTCCCGCCCATGCAGGGTCTGGTGGAGCGCCAGCTCGAATCGCCGTCCGTGCTCGACCTGCCGGAGCAGGAGGATATCGATGCGCGGGTGGGGTCGCTGTTCGCAATGCTGGAGGAAGGCCGGCGGAAGTAG
- the cooS gene encoding anaerobic carbon-monoxide dehydrogenase catalytic subunit: MAKEKRGIDDLTLWDDAKAMIRKAEAEGIQTVWDRLEGQTPHCKFCETGLTCKKCVMGPCRIKPDSEKKAHGVCGADADLTVARNFGRFVAAGAASHSDHGRDLVETLAAIGAGETTDYVIKDSDKLRRIAGEVGLSTDDKDDKAIAAELAALFTRDYGFGSNKRLSFAARVPEKRRELWEKVGIAPRGVDWEVVEMMHRTHMGVDSDAVSICLHAARTSLSDGWGGSMIATEISDIVFGTPKPGMTEVNLGVLKKDHVNILVHGHSPIVSEMLLASARDETFIQAAKSAGAAGINVAGLCCTGNELLMRQGVPMAGNHLMTELTIVTGAVDLMLVDYQCIMPSLVTISHCYHTKFVSTSNKAHFTGAEHVEFNYKNAREKADQVVRMAIEAFTERDQSRVQIPQGPMQMMTGFSNEAILGALGGTPDPLIEAIKAGSVRGAVGIVGCNNPKLKQDYVHTNLAKELIKRDILVLCTGCATSALGKAGLLMPEAASQAGDGLKAVCESLGIPPVLHVGSCVDNARIIHLCAVLANALGVDIADLPVAASAPEWYSEKAAAIGLYAVASGIFTHLGLPPHITGSETVTNLALGGLDDVVGAHFIVEPDPFKAAEQIDARIQAKRTGLGLT, from the coding sequence ATGGCAAAGGAAAAACGGGGCATCGACGATCTGACTCTGTGGGATGACGCCAAGGCCATGATCCGCAAGGCGGAGGCCGAGGGCATCCAGACCGTCTGGGACCGCCTCGAAGGACAGACCCCCCATTGCAAGTTTTGCGAAACTGGCCTGACCTGCAAGAAATGCGTCATGGGTCCGTGCCGGATCAAGCCGGACAGCGAAAAGAAGGCCCACGGCGTATGCGGCGCCGACGCCGACCTGACCGTGGCGCGCAACTTCGGCCGGTTCGTGGCCGCCGGCGCTGCCTCGCACTCGGACCACGGGCGTGACCTGGTCGAGACCCTGGCCGCCATCGGAGCCGGCGAGACCACAGACTACGTTATCAAAGACAGCGACAAGCTGCGGCGCATCGCCGGCGAGGTAGGCCTCAGCACGGACGACAAGGACGACAAGGCCATCGCGGCCGAGCTGGCCGCGCTCTTCACCCGCGACTATGGCTTCGGCTCCAATAAGCGGCTTTCCTTTGCCGCGCGCGTGCCGGAAAAACGCCGCGAGCTCTGGGAAAAGGTGGGCATCGCCCCCCGCGGCGTGGACTGGGAAGTGGTGGAGATGATGCACCGTACCCACATGGGCGTGGACAGCGACGCGGTGAGCATCTGCCTGCACGCGGCGCGCACTTCCCTGTCCGATGGCTGGGGCGGCTCCATGATCGCCACCGAGATCTCGGACATCGTCTTCGGCACGCCCAAGCCGGGCATGACCGAGGTGAACCTGGGCGTGCTTAAAAAGGACCACGTGAACATCCTGGTCCATGGCCACAGCCCCATCGTCTCCGAGATGCTGCTCGCCTCGGCCCGCGACGAGACGTTCATCCAGGCGGCCAAGTCCGCCGGCGCGGCAGGCATCAACGTGGCCGGGCTCTGCTGCACGGGCAACGAGCTGCTCATGCGCCAGGGCGTGCCCATGGCCGGCAACCACCTGATGACCGAGCTGACCATCGTGACCGGCGCCGTGGACCTGATGCTGGTGGACTACCAGTGCATCATGCCCAGCCTGGTGACCATCTCGCACTGCTACCACACCAAGTTCGTCTCCACCTCCAACAAGGCGCACTTCACCGGCGCGGAGCACGTGGAGTTCAACTACAAGAATGCTCGCGAGAAGGCGGACCAGGTTGTGCGCATGGCCATCGAGGCCTTCACCGAGCGCGACCAGAGCCGCGTGCAGATTCCCCAGGGACCCATGCAGATGATGACCGGCTTCTCCAACGAGGCCATCCTGGGCGCTCTGGGCGGCACGCCCGACCCGCTCATCGAGGCGATCAAGGCCGGCTCCGTGCGCGGCGCCGTGGGCATCGTGGGCTGCAACAACCCCAAGCTGAAGCAGGACTACGTGCACACAAACCTGGCCAAGGAGCTCATCAAGCGCGACATCCTGGTGCTCTGCACCGGCTGCGCCACCTCGGCCCTGGGCAAGGCCGGCCTGCTCATGCCGGAAGCCGCGTCCCAGGCCGGCGACGGGCTCAAGGCCGTGTGCGAATCCCTGGGCATTCCGCCGGTGCTGCACGTGGGCAGCTGCGTGGACAACGCACGCATCATCCACCTCTGCGCCGTGCTGGCCAACGCCCTGGGCGTGGACATCGCCGACCTGCCCGTGGCCGCCAGCGCGCCGGAGTGGTACTCGGAAAAGGCGGCCGCCATCGGCCTGTACGCCGTGGCCAGCGGCATCTTTACCCACCTGGGCCTGCCGCCGCACATCACCGGCAGCGAGACCGTCACCAACCTCGCCCTGGGCGGCCTGGACGACGTGGTGGGCGCGCACTTCATCGTGGAGCCCGACCCCTTCAAGGCGGCTGAGCAGATCGATGCGCGCATCCAGGCCAAGCGCACCGGCCTGGGGCTGACGTAG
- a CDS encoding Crp/Fnr family transcriptional regulator gives MRFSEIDLLAELERPEHAVLRELFHARSLPAGALLYSPDSHENLVFVIRSGVVRVFLSCERKEFTLAILGPGDIYATHSGTYVEAMDQPVELLVTPVNEVSRRLVDVPEFTKTMVRVLGQMLSNSFETIRSLAFQSSSERLAQLLLAQSRAERLSHGEANGVEIRLGLTMQQVADAVGASRQTVSTLITEFARQGLLEKRGRGVFFLPDLDGLRCAAGLVEFCPTEK, from the coding sequence ATGCGTTTTTCGGAAATCGATCTCCTGGCAGAGCTGGAGCGTCCCGAACATGCCGTGCTGCGCGAGCTTTTCCATGCGCGCTCCCTGCCTGCCGGCGCTCTCCTGTATAGCCCGGACTCCCACGAGAATCTGGTCTTCGTGATCCGTTCCGGCGTGGTCCGGGTGTTCCTTTCGTGCGAGCGCAAGGAGTTCACCCTGGCCATTCTGGGCCCCGGCGACATCTACGCCACCCACAGCGGCACCTATGTGGAGGCCATGGACCAGCCCGTGGAACTGCTGGTCACGCCGGTGAACGAGGTGAGCCGCCGGCTGGTGGACGTGCCGGAGTTCACCAAGACCATGGTTCGCGTGCTGGGGCAAATGCTCAGCAACTCCTTCGAAACCATCCGCAGCCTGGCGTTCCAGAGCTCGTCCGAGCGGCTGGCCCAGCTTCTGCTCGCCCAGTCGCGCGCCGAGCGCCTGAGCCATGGCGAGGCCAACGGCGTGGAGATCCGTCTGGGCCTGACCATGCAGCAGGTGGCCGACGCCGTGGGCGCCTCGCGCCAGACCGTCTCGACCCTGATCACCGAGTTTGCCCGGCAGGGCCTTCTGGAAAAGCGCGGCCGCGGCGTCTTTTTCCTGCCGGATCTGGACGGATTGCGTTGCGCCGCTGGCCTTGTGGAGTTTTGCCCCACGGAAAAGTGA
- a CDS encoding lysylphosphatidylglycerol synthase transmembrane domain-containing protein, with amino-acid sequence MPPAKGSLRKFYPLIGAVVLFLGVIVLAVGYSSERRFIQLLTNMDAKWICAAVGLQVTTYLDSALAWRVALSSQGKRVPLLEFVQLGLAKLFTDQAVPLGGVSGALLMVHALGNRGVERAVCLGIFLLVMVSYYTGYALMVGAALIVLFVAGDMNDLLLGMAVAFGAVAIIVPGVVFWIRRHPGHKLPKFVTRLPGVPLLLQALGEASSDLIRNRRLFITVSLLQASVIILDGLTLWIMLKALGLHLGIPQAFASFVMASVVATLTISPGGLGSFEGGCVAMLHIFGVPLDAGLTATLLLRGFTFWLPMLPGMWFAHREMGWRRTHGHKT; translated from the coding sequence ATGCCCCCGGCTAAAGGCTCGCTTCGGAAGTTCTATCCGCTCATTGGAGCGGTGGTTCTGTTTCTCGGCGTCATCGTCCTCGCCGTGGGCTACTCCAGTGAGCGCCGCTTCATCCAACTGCTCACCAATATGGACGCCAAGTGGATCTGCGCGGCCGTGGGTCTGCAGGTGACCACCTATCTGGACTCCGCGCTGGCGTGGCGGGTGGCGCTCTCCAGCCAGGGAAAGCGTGTTCCGCTTCTGGAGTTCGTGCAGCTCGGTCTGGCCAAGCTCTTCACCGACCAGGCCGTGCCCTTGGGCGGGGTGAGCGGCGCATTGCTCATGGTGCACGCCCTGGGCAACCGCGGCGTGGAGCGCGCCGTGTGCCTGGGCATCTTCCTGCTGGTGATGGTGTCCTATTATACGGGATACGCCCTGATGGTGGGCGCGGCGCTGATCGTGCTGTTCGTGGCCGGGGACATGAACGATCTGCTGTTGGGCATGGCCGTGGCCTTCGGCGCGGTAGCAATCATTGTGCCGGGCGTTGTTTTCTGGATACGTCGCCATCCGGGGCACAAGCTGCCGAAGTTCGTAACGCGCCTGCCCGGCGTGCCGCTCCTGCTCCAGGCCCTGGGCGAAGCCTCCTCCGACCTGATCCGCAACCGCCGGCTCTTCATCACCGTCTCTTTGCTGCAGGCGTCCGTCATTATCCTCGACGGCCTGACTTTGTGGATCATGCTCAAGGCCCTGGGCCTGCACCTGGGCATCCCCCAGGCCTTTGCCAGCTTTGTCATGGCATCGGTGGTGGCCACACTGACCATCTCCCCCGGCGGCCTGGGCAGCTTCGAAGGCGGGTGCGTGGCCATGCTGCACATCTTTGGCGTGCCGCTGGACGCCGGGCTCACGGCAACGCTGCTGCTGCGCGGCTTCACCTTCTGGCTGCCCATGCTGCCGGGCATGTGGTTCGCCCACCGCGAGATGGGTTGGAGGCGCACGCATGGACACAAGACATGA
- a CDS encoding DctP family TRAP transporter solute-binding subunit, protein MKRLLTVFAAVLLAVALSSSAFADPVAIRIANSGPDKPGNRTVKAGQIFMNVAKTMSNGELDPTFYHASQLGAEREALEGVQIGTIEMATLSGGPVPGFFPEVMVFDIPYLFSSNAAAWEFFNSDFMQKFKDEFVKKTGVRILAITENGFRHFTNKKNPIHVPADLKGLKVRTMQNPAHMAMVQAMGADPTPIAFSELYMALQQGVVDAMECPIALIHDMKFYEVQDYMVLDGHLYNPLFVFVNESFYQGLSDTQKKALDEASKQFAIAHCAFNQEANGEALKNLADQGMEIYHPTAEDLTKFRDIAQPAGLKYIREKIGDEWVDAALKAAAEAEATVAGKEDAIVQEYIDTANKALAEAQK, encoded by the coding sequence ATGAAACGACTTCTCACCGTGTTTGCCGCCGTGCTCCTTGCCGTGGCGCTGTCGTCCTCCGCTTTTGCGGACCCGGTCGCCATCCGCATCGCCAACTCCGGTCCGGACAAGCCCGGCAACCGCACTGTCAAGGCCGGCCAGATCTTCATGAACGTCGCCAAGACCATGAGCAACGGCGAGCTCGATCCTACCTTCTACCACGCCAGCCAGCTCGGCGCCGAGCGCGAAGCCCTGGAAGGCGTCCAGATCGGCACCATCGAAATGGCCACCCTTTCCGGCGGCCCCGTACCCGGCTTCTTCCCCGAGGTGATGGTCTTCGACATCCCCTACCTCTTCTCCAGCAACGCCGCGGCCTGGGAGTTCTTCAACTCCGACTTCATGCAGAAGTTCAAGGACGAGTTCGTGAAGAAGACCGGCGTGCGCATTCTGGCCATTACCGAGAACGGCTTCCGCCATTTCACTAACAAGAAGAATCCGATCCACGTGCCGGCCGACCTCAAGGGTCTGAAGGTCCGCACCATGCAGAACCCGGCCCACATGGCCATGGTTCAGGCCATGGGCGCCGACCCGACCCCCATCGCCTTCAGCGAGCTGTACATGGCGTTGCAGCAGGGCGTGGTGGACGCCATGGAATGCCCCATCGCCCTGATCCACGACATGAAGTTCTATGAGGTCCAGGACTACATGGTGCTGGACGGCCACCTGTACAACCCGCTCTTCGTGTTCGTGAACGAATCCTTCTACCAGGGCCTGTCCGACACCCAGAAGAAGGCCCTGGACGAGGCGTCCAAGCAGTTCGCCATCGCCCACTGCGCCTTCAACCAGGAGGCCAACGGCGAAGCGCTTAAAAATCTTGCGGACCAGGGCATGGAGATTTACCATCCCACCGCCGAGGATCTCACGAAGTTCCGCGACATCGCCCAGCCCGCCGGACTGAAGTACATCCGCGAGAAAATCGGCGACGAGTGGGTCGACGCCGCGCTGAAGGCCGCCGCCGAGGCGGAAGCCACCGTGGCCGGCAAGGAAGACGCCATCGTCCAGGAATACATCGACACCGCCAACAAGGCGCTGGCCGAGGCCCAAAAGTAG
- a CDS encoding TRAP transporter small permease, whose amino-acid sequence MPWLRPLSYSINLLANWQVKLCGALIVVTGIAMTIIILLQVFFRFVIYAPFPWSEEIARFIMIWMAMFGSVIAFRRGRHIGVRFVVERLPVGVYDRFIAPVVQLTTISFLALLAWQGWQLAYRSRFQVSPAFDLPMIYPYLAVPVGMTMMVLDVLGDFLHDRCPTPAGSTANIATSSLVDLDTIAACAREEQENGTADTAEATKSGANS is encoded by the coding sequence ATGCCTTGGCTCCGCCCCCTATCGTACAGCATCAACCTGCTTGCCAACTGGCAGGTCAAGCTCTGCGGCGCGCTCATTGTGGTCACTGGCATCGCCATGACCATCATCATTCTGCTGCAGGTCTTCTTCCGGTTTGTTATTTACGCCCCATTTCCATGGAGCGAGGAGATAGCCCGCTTCATCATGATCTGGATGGCCATGTTCGGCAGCGTTATCGCCTTCCGACGCGGCCGGCACATCGGCGTGCGCTTCGTGGTGGAACGCCTGCCCGTCGGCGTATACGACCGCTTCATCGCTCCGGTGGTGCAGCTCACCACCATCAGCTTTCTGGCGCTCCTGGCCTGGCAGGGCTGGCAGCTTGCCTACCGCAGCCGGTTCCAGGTCTCCCCGGCGTTTGATCTGCCCATGATCTACCCCTATCTGGCCGTCCCGGTGGGCATGACCATGATGGTGCTGGACGTGCTGGGCGACTTCCTGCACGACCGCTGCCCCACGCCGGCAGGCTCCACCGCCAACATCGCCACGTCCTCCCTGGTGGATCTGGACACCATTGCCGCCTGCGCCCGCGAAGAGCAGGAGAACGGGACCGCCGATACGGCGGAGGCTACGAAATCGGGGGCGAACTCATGA
- a CDS encoding TRAP transporter large permease: protein MIAIVAVVFILTLFLGVPVALCLGLSALSGLTVMDTPFILLAQRFFQGMNSFPLMAVPFFVLAGELMNQGGTTQRLINFASMLVGRVPGGLAQTNVVASMFFGGISGSAVADAAAIGSIMVPGMVRKGYGPGFSAAVTAASSTMGPIIPPSIFMVIMGVTTGLSIGGLFAAGIIPGLMLGFAMIAYSYFVAIRRNYPRETEPVTKERVMRELLSAGPALLAPVVILGGILGGVFTPTEAAAVAVLYSALLGVFVYRELDLRKFVDVLINSGVTTSVLLLIIGMANIFAWVLTAEQVPGRIAHMLLSLTENPYLILLLINAFLVFIGMFLEGGAAIIILAPTLLAVTTQVGIDPLHFGLIMVLNIVVGLLTPPLGVCLFVVCGVTGLSLQRVTRAVVPFLFIEFGVLLLATYFPGLILFLPRLFGYM, encoded by the coding sequence ATGATCGCCATCGTCGCCGTCGTCTTCATCCTCACCCTGTTCCTCGGTGTGCCCGTGGCGCTGTGCCTGGGCCTTTCCGCCCTCTCCGGCCTCACGGTCATGGATACCCCGTTCATCCTCCTGGCCCAGCGCTTCTTCCAGGGCATGAACTCCTTCCCGCTCATGGCCGTGCCGTTCTTCGTGCTGGCCGGCGAGCTCATGAACCAGGGCGGCACCACCCAGCGGCTCATCAACTTCGCGAGCATGCTGGTGGGCCGCGTTCCCGGCGGCCTGGCCCAGACCAACGTGGTCGCCTCCATGTTTTTCGGCGGCATCAGCGGCTCGGCAGTGGCCGACGCGGCGGCCATCGGCTCCATCATGGTGCCGGGCATGGTGCGCAAAGGCTACGGCCCTGGCTTCAGCGCGGCGGTCACCGCGGCGTCCTCCACCATGGGGCCCATCATTCCGCCGTCCATCTTCATGGTCATCATGGGCGTCACCACGGGCCTGTCCATCGGCGGGCTGTTCGCTGCCGGCATCATACCAGGCCTGATGCTGGGCTTCGCCATGATCGCCTACAGCTACTTCGTGGCCATCCGCCGCAACTATCCAAGGGAGACCGAGCCCGTCACCAAGGAACGCGTGATGCGCGAGCTGCTGAGCGCCGGCCCGGCGCTGCTGGCTCCTGTGGTCATCCTGGGCGGCATTCTGGGCGGCGTGTTCACCCCCACCGAGGCCGCGGCCGTGGCCGTGCTCTACTCCGCGCTCCTGGGCGTGTTCGTCTACCGCGAGCTGGACCTCAGGAAGTTCGTCGACGTGCTCATCAACAGCGGCGTCACCACCTCGGTGCTGCTCCTGATCATCGGCATGGCCAACATCTTCGCCTGGGTGCTCACGGCGGAGCAGGTGCCGGGACGCATCGCGCACATGCTCCTCAGCCTCACCGAAAACCCGTACCTCATCTTGCTGCTCATCAACGCCTTCCTCGTGTTCATCGGCATGTTCCTGGAAGGCGGCGCGGCCATCATCATCCTGGCCCCCACCCTGCTGGCCGTCACCACCCAGGTGGGCATCGATCCCCTGCACTTCGGGCTGATCATGGTGCTGAACATCGTGGTGGGCCTGCTCACGCCGCCGCTCGGGGTCTGTCTGTTCGTGGTCTGCGGCGTCACCGGCCTCAGTCTGCAGCGGGTGACGCGCGCTGTCGTGCCATTTTTATTCATTGAGTTCGGCGTGTTGCTGTTGGCAACGTACTTCCCCGGACTGATCCTGTTCCTGCCGCGTCTCTTTGGCTACATGTAA
- a CDS encoding pyridoxal phosphate-dependent aminotransferase, whose translation MAQDYDDVVTLGIGEPDMDTPKHVIRAAMNDALAGWTHYAHSQGDPELRQALSDSLLAAGRDVSPDRIQITHGAMGALVAVMRSLLCDGGEVLTPEPHFPDYAAHVGFAGGKLATVQARFEDGFIVRPDELEAAVNENTRMLLLNSPGNPTGAVLPGEVLDAIAEIAVRRDLFVVSDEVYDAMSFDGPAPSIFDRPGMSERCLVVNSFSKTYAMTGWRVGYCYGPEWLMRELIKVVSYSTASASTPGQRAGLAALRGPKEPFQAMVDEFTRRSQYVYSRLAEMPGLRVNRPQGSFYMFADVSGSGMDGLAFAETLLKEEQVVVIPGETFGPSCQPFIRIACTVPMDRLEIAMDRMERFMKRHGETA comes from the coding sequence ATGGCTCAGGACTACGACGACGTCGTGACCCTGGGCATTGGCGAGCCCGACATGGACACGCCGAAACACGTTATCCGCGCGGCCATGAACGACGCCCTGGCCGGCTGGACCCACTACGCCCACTCCCAGGGCGACCCGGAGCTGCGCCAGGCCCTTTCCGACAGCCTCCTGGCAGCGGGCCGCGACGTCTCGCCGGACCGCATCCAGATCACCCACGGCGCCATGGGCGCTCTCGTGGCCGTCATGCGCAGCCTGCTCTGCGACGGCGGCGAGGTGCTCACGCCCGAACCCCACTTCCCGGACTACGCCGCCCACGTGGGCTTTGCCGGCGGGAAGCTCGCCACGGTACAGGCCCGCTTCGAGGACGGCTTCATTGTCCGGCCGGACGAGCTGGAAGCCGCCGTGAACGAGAACACACGGATGCTGCTGCTGAACAGCCCGGGCAACCCCACGGGCGCGGTGCTGCCCGGCGAGGTGCTGGACGCCATCGCCGAGATAGCCGTGCGCCGCGACCTCTTCGTGGTCTCGGACGAGGTCTACGACGCCATGAGCTTTGACGGCCCGGCTCCGAGCATCTTCGACCGTCCGGGCATGTCCGAGCGCTGCCTCGTGGTCAACTCCTTCTCCAAGACCTACGCCATGACCGGCTGGCGCGTGGGTTACTGCTACGGCCCGGAGTGGCTCATGCGCGAGCTCATCAAGGTCGTCAGCTACTCCACGGCCTCGGCCAGCACGCCGGGCCAGCGCGCCGGACTGGCCGCCCTGCGCGGTCCCAAGGAGCCGTTCCAGGCCATGGTGGACGAGTTCACCCGCCGCTCGCAGTACGTCTACTCGCGCCTTGCCGAGATGCCGGGCCTACGCGTCAACAGGCCCCAGGGCTCGTTCTATATGTTCGCAGACGTCTCCGGCTCCGGCATGGACGGCCTCGCATTTGCCGAGACCCTGCTCAAGGAGGAGCAGGTGGTGGTCATTCCGGGCGAAACCTTTGGCCCGTCCTGCCAGCCGTTCATCCGCATCGCCTGCACCGTGCCCATGGATCGTCTGGAGATCGCCATGGACCGCATGGAGCGATTCATGAAGCGGCATGGAGAGACGGCGTGA
- a CDS encoding FAD-binding oxidoreductase has protein sequence MSLHAELKAALRKAVPTGYLDAPEDLRVYSYDMFARAEPEAVVLPESTEQAAEALALAERFETPVTPRGSGTSLTGGPTPVRGGLVLGTARMNKVLDLSRADRIARVQAGVITAQLQRAVLEQGLFYPPNPTSADYCTLGGNVATNAGGASGVKYGVTRDYLTGLTAVLPGGEILATGGRCMKDVAGYDITRLLCGSEGRLALITEASVRLLPKPEAVRAMSAYFTDLKATAEAVAAIMSSGYAPCTLELMDRAFLKAVKQAYDFDFPAEAQALLLIEVDGPEATLGGQMQAIARLCKEHGAFQTTVAADETERAALWQARRGGTAALVRQVSFMVSLDYAVPVSQLPAAVEGIGHIGRKHGLDVAVIAHAGDGNLHPMVIYDPSDAAQSAAFAAFDRDACNAVLELGGTLSGEHGIGLEKAAHLPRQLSPAFLRLAREIKRSFDPRDLLNPGKCESFCSNED, from the coding sequence GTGAGCCTGCACGCCGAACTCAAGGCCGCGCTGCGCAAGGCCGTGCCCACAGGGTATCTGGATGCGCCCGAGGATTTGCGCGTTTACTCCTACGACATGTTCGCACGGGCCGAGCCCGAGGCCGTGGTGCTGCCCGAATCCACAGAGCAGGCGGCCGAGGCCCTGGCCCTGGCCGAACGGTTCGAGACCCCCGTCACCCCCCGCGGCTCCGGCACCAGCCTGACTGGCGGGCCCACGCCTGTCCGCGGCGGCCTGGTGCTGGGTACGGCGCGCATGAACAAGGTGCTCGATCTTTCGCGCGCGGACCGCATCGCCCGCGTCCAGGCCGGCGTCATCACCGCTCAGCTGCAACGCGCCGTGTTGGAGCAGGGGCTGTTTTACCCGCCCAACCCCACCTCGGCCGACTACTGCACCCTGGGCGGCAACGTGGCCACCAACGCCGGCGGCGCCAGCGGCGTGAAGTACGGCGTGACGCGCGACTACCTGACCGGCCTGACCGCAGTGCTGCCCGGCGGCGAGATCCTGGCCACAGGCGGCCGCTGCATGAAGGACGTGGCCGGCTACGACATCACCCGGCTGCTCTGCGGCAGCGAGGGCCGGCTGGCGCTCATCACCGAGGCCTCCGTGCGGCTCTTGCCCAAGCCGGAAGCCGTCCGCGCCATGAGCGCCTACTTCACGGACCTCAAGGCAACGGCCGAGGCCGTGGCCGCCATCATGTCCTCCGGCTACGCGCCGTGCACGCTGGAGCTCATGGACCGGGCATTCCTGAAGGCCGTAAAGCAGGCCTACGACTTCGACTTTCCCGCGGAGGCCCAGGCCCTGCTGCTCATCGAGGTGGACGGCCCAGAGGCCACCCTGGGCGGCCAGATGCAGGCCATCGCCAGGCTGTGCAAGGAGCACGGCGCGTTCCAAACTACAGTGGCCGCTGACGAGACCGAGCGCGCAGCACTCTGGCAGGCCCGCCGCGGCGGCACCGCCGCCCTGGTCCGGCAGGTCAGCTTCATGGTCAGCCTGGACTATGCCGTGCCCGTCTCCCAGCTGCCGGCAGCCGTGGAAGGCATCGGACATATCGGTCGTAAACACGGGCTGGATGTCGCGGTCATCGCCCACGCCGGCGACGGCAACCTCCATCCCATGGTCATCTACGATCCTTCCGACGCGGCGCAGTCCGCCGCCTTTGCCGCGTTCGACCGCGACGCCTGCAACGCCGTGCTGGAGCTCGGCGGCACCCTGAGCGGCGAACACGGCATCGGCCTGGAGAAGGCCGCGCACCTGCCGCGCCAGCTCTCCCCCGCGTTCCTGCGGCTGGCGCGTGAAATCAAACGATCTTTCGACCCGCGCGACCTGCTCAACCCCGGCAAGTGCGAGTCTTTCTGCAGCAATGAAGACTGA